In a single window of the Cupriavidus basilensis genome:
- the fur gene encoding ferric iron uptake transcriptional regulator, with the protein MLMPPDSTEPIDLKRAGLKATSPRVRVLEVFRASPRRHLSAEDVYRILLAQEVDAGLSTIYRVLNQLVQANILLRHSFEADHAVFELNEGGHHDHLICVACGRVEEFRDEAIEIRQREVASANAFVLREHMLVLYGLCPECRADKSIN; encoded by the coding sequence ATGCTGATGCCTCCCGACAGTACCGAACCCATTGACCTCAAGCGTGCCGGACTCAAGGCAACGTCACCGCGCGTTCGCGTGCTGGAAGTCTTCCGTGCCAGCCCGCGGCGCCACCTCAGCGCTGAAGACGTCTACCGCATCCTGCTGGCGCAGGAAGTCGACGCCGGCTTGTCCACGATCTACCGCGTGCTCAACCAGCTGGTGCAGGCCAACATCCTGCTGCGCCACAGCTTCGAAGCCGATCACGCGGTGTTCGAGCTCAACGAAGGCGGCCACCACGACCACTTGATCTGCGTGGCCTGCGGCCGCGTGGAAGAATTCCGCGACGAAGCCATCGAAATCCGCCAGCGCGAAGTGGCAAGCGCCAATGCCTTCGTGCTGCGCGAGCACATGCTGGTGCTATACGGCCTTTGCCCTGAATGCCGGGCCGACAAATCCATCAACTGA
- a CDS encoding MipA/OmpV family protein, whose protein sequence is MPNPFAPRRALLALALTLGATAAWAAPDVPATTAPASNWKISAGPGVYAAPDFPGSRSTLVYPIIYQDIDYGGRFFSRGFDLLGVYALNNDIWQIGADFQFDPTWRKSKNDSRLRGLGDVNMTMRARAFAQAQVSFVTFSADVAQDIAGQGQGLIANGDVLFSLPAGKWLFTLGPGVTWTNSKYMQTFFGVTAEQSARSGLQTHAVGAGLREWHANGIVTYEISRNWSALASVTFAQLQGDAASSPITERRQQWTTMGAVTYRFR, encoded by the coding sequence ATGCCCAACCCCTTCGCGCCCCGCCGCGCACTTCTGGCTCTAGCCCTTACCCTGGGCGCCACGGCCGCCTGGGCAGCGCCTGACGTGCCGGCCACCACCGCGCCCGCCAGTAACTGGAAGATCTCGGCCGGCCCCGGCGTGTACGCCGCGCCGGATTTCCCCGGCTCCCGCAGCACGCTTGTTTATCCGATCATCTATCAGGACATCGACTACGGCGGCCGCTTCTTCTCGCGCGGCTTCGACCTGCTCGGGGTCTACGCGCTCAACAACGATATCTGGCAGATCGGCGCCGACTTCCAGTTCGACCCGACCTGGCGCAAAAGCAAGAATGACAGCCGGCTCAGGGGCCTGGGCGACGTCAATATGACCATGCGGGCGCGCGCATTCGCGCAGGCGCAGGTGTCGTTCGTAACGTTCTCGGCGGATGTCGCGCAGGATATCGCTGGCCAGGGCCAGGGCCTGATTGCGAATGGTGATGTGCTGTTCAGCCTGCCGGCCGGTAAGTGGCTATTCACATTGGGGCCAGGGGTGACCTGGACCAACAGCAAGTACATGCAGACGTTCTTTGGCGTCACGGCCGAGCAGAGCGCGCGGTCCGGCCTGCAGACGCATGCCGTGGGTGCCGGCCTGCGCGAGTGGCATGCGAATGGCATCGTCACCTACGAGATTTCGCGCAACTGGTCCGCTCTGGCCTCCGTGACCTTTGCCCAGCTGCAGGGCGATGCGGCCAGCAGCCCGATCACAGAGCGGCGCCAGCAATGGACCACCATGGGCGCCGTGACCTATCGTTTCCGCTAA
- a CDS encoding DMT family transporter, translating into MKPTDLIRLLSLAAIWGASFLFLRIGAPVLGPLTAAFLRVLIGALTLLACLAMMRVRWDMRGKWRQVMVLGVINSGIPFAMYSFAALWLPAGYSAVFNAMTPLMGVLIGALCFSERLTLAKAGGVVLGVAGVAVLTRTGPVAFSPQVLLGAAACLVATACYGLAGFLARRWITAQGGLDARLVATGSMIGATLFLLPFSAAALMRENTLPAAGPGVWMAMLGVGMLCTAIAYILYYRLIADLGPVRSLTVTFLIPPFGIVWGAIFLGEQLSWAHAAGGALIGMAVWLVLRPAAPAASANAVAPGPGRR; encoded by the coding sequence ATGAAACCCACCGACCTGATTCGCCTGCTCAGCCTTGCCGCCATCTGGGGCGCCAGTTTCCTGTTCCTGCGGATCGGCGCGCCGGTGCTTGGTCCCCTGACCGCCGCCTTTCTGCGGGTACTGATCGGGGCGCTGACGCTCCTGGCCTGCCTGGCGATGATGCGCGTGCGCTGGGATATGCGCGGCAAGTGGCGTCAGGTCATGGTGCTGGGCGTGATCAACTCGGGTATCCCTTTCGCCATGTACTCCTTCGCGGCGCTGTGGCTGCCGGCAGGCTACTCCGCGGTGTTCAACGCCATGACGCCGCTGATGGGCGTGCTGATCGGCGCGTTGTGCTTTAGCGAGCGCCTGACGCTGGCCAAGGCCGGCGGCGTCGTCCTCGGCGTTGCCGGCGTAGCGGTGCTGACCCGCACCGGACCGGTGGCGTTCTCGCCCCAGGTGCTGCTCGGCGCCGCCGCCTGCCTGGTGGCGACCGCATGCTACGGTCTGGCGGGTTTCCTCGCGCGGCGCTGGATCACCGCGCAGGGCGGTCTGGACGCTCGCCTGGTGGCAACGGGCAGCATGATTGGCGCCACCCTGTTCCTGCTGCCGTTCAGTGCGGCTGCACTGATGCGCGAAAACACGCTGCCGGCAGCCGGCCCGGGCGTATGGATGGCGATGCTGGGGGTGGGGATGCTCTGCACGGCGATTGCGTACATCCTGTACTACCGGCTGATTGCCGACCTGGGCCCGGTTCGCTCGCTGACCGTGACCTTCCTGATCCCGCCGTTCGGCATCGTCTGGGGCGCCATTTTCCTTGGCGAGCAGTTGTCGTGGGCACACGCCGCTGGCGGGGCGCTGATCGGGATGGCCGTCTGGCTGGTGCTGCGGCCCGCCGCCCCGGCCGCGAGCGCGAATGCGGTAGCGCCAGGGCCGGGCCGGCGCTGA
- a CDS encoding PadR family transcriptional regulator, producing MKRQFLGLLARIYVLQFAVEVPATVAMLAEMLMEYGFQVDIGTVRPLLRALQMEGYMESVLRDGIGRVYLITERGREELRSSRSHVDDLYRRLHSRNDPSEASHG from the coding sequence ATGAAACGACAGTTCCTTGGCTTGCTAGCCCGCATTTACGTCCTCCAATTTGCCGTCGAGGTGCCGGCCACCGTGGCCATGCTCGCCGAGATGCTGATGGAGTACGGCTTCCAGGTGGACATTGGCACCGTCCGTCCCTTGCTGCGCGCCTTGCAGATGGAAGGCTACATGGAAAGCGTCCTGCGTGACGGCATCGGGCGCGTCTACCTGATCACGGAACGTGGCCGGGAAGAACTGCGCAGCAGCCGCAGCCATGTGGACGACCTGTATCGCCGGCTGCACTCGCGCAACGATCCCTCGGAAGCATCCCACGGCTGA
- a CDS encoding putative 2-aminoethylphosphonate ABC transporter substrate-binding protein, with protein MTHLFRTATAVAAFALLAGAAHANTVLTVYTALEADQIAAYKAAFEKANPDIEIKWVRDSTGIVTAKLLAEKAAPRADAVWGLAGSSLAILDKEGMLQPYAPKNLAAVDAQYRSAANPPAWVGMDVWGAAICFNTIEAQKQGLPKPTSWADLTKPVYAGKIVMPHPASSGTGYLDVSAWLQMMGEQKGWSYMDALHKNIGLYTHSGSKPCKMAAQGEFPIGIAFEYRAMKSKKEGAPIDIVLPSEGLGWDIEATAIIKGTKNLEAARKLADFSASSDAMALYEKNFAVLAIPGIAKPDPLLPADYEKRLIKNDFTWASANRDRILAEWSKRYEGKAEKK; from the coding sequence ATGACTCACCTGTTCCGCACCGCCACCGCCGTGGCTGCTTTCGCGCTGCTGGCCGGCGCAGCCCATGCCAATACCGTGCTGACGGTTTACACCGCGCTGGAGGCCGACCAGATCGCCGCCTACAAGGCCGCGTTCGAGAAGGCCAACCCGGACATCGAGATCAAGTGGGTGCGCGATTCCACCGGCATCGTGACCGCCAAGCTGCTGGCCGAGAAGGCCGCGCCGCGCGCCGACGCGGTGTGGGGCCTGGCCGGCTCCAGCCTCGCCATTCTCGACAAGGAAGGCATGCTGCAGCCGTACGCGCCGAAGAACCTGGCGGCCGTGGACGCGCAATACCGCAGCGCCGCCAATCCGCCGGCGTGGGTTGGCATGGATGTGTGGGGCGCGGCAATCTGCTTCAACACCATCGAAGCGCAAAAGCAGGGCTTGCCCAAGCCCACGTCGTGGGCTGACCTGACCAAGCCGGTATACGCCGGCAAGATTGTCATGCCGCATCCGGCGTCGTCGGGCACCGGCTACCTGGACGTGAGCGCCTGGCTGCAGATGATGGGCGAGCAAAAGGGCTGGTCCTACATGGACGCCCTGCACAAGAATATCGGCCTGTATACGCACTCCGGCTCCAAGCCTTGCAAGATGGCGGCGCAAGGCGAGTTCCCGATCGGCATCGCGTTTGAATACCGTGCGATGAAGTCCAAGAAGGAAGGCGCGCCCATCGACATCGTGCTGCCGTCCGAAGGGCTGGGCTGGGACATCGAGGCCACCGCGATCATCAAGGGCACCAAGAACCTGGAGGCAGCGCGCAAGCTGGCCGACTTCTCCGCCTCGTCCGACGCCATGGCGCTGTACGAGAAGAACTTCGCGGTGCTGGCCATCCCTGGCATCGCCAAGCCGGATCCGCTGCTGCCGGCTGACTACGAGAAGCGCCTGATCAAGAACGACTTCACCTGGGCCAGCGCCAACCGCGACCGCATTCTTGCCGAGTGGAGCAAGCGCTACGAAGGCAAGGCCGAGAAGAAGTAA
- a CDS encoding putative 2-aminoethylphosphonate ABC transporter permease subunit: protein MTRALPVAGAKADSDATVGRARGAGGAADRIAHAAPAVMKWLWLAGLAVALVLPLLALFGQAWFDDAGRWALPARVAELVANPNFLPLLGRSVAVSLTVAALVVPLAFGFAYALQRSRIAFKPLWRGIALLPLFAPSLLPGIALVYLFGNQGAFKGAFGAGGIYGFWGIVLGEAFYTFPHALMVLMAALSLADARLYEAARAMGASAWRTFLTVTLPGARHGLFGAACLVFTLVVTDFGVPKVVGGGYPVLALEAYKAVVGQQQFARGALIGMLLLLPALLTFGVDIAMQRRQRAQMSSRAQVYVPGRDGLRDTCCTLVVMVIGAALLTMLAAAVGASLVKLWPYNLQLTLAHYDFDNMDGGGWLAYRNSLRLAALSALAGTLAIFFGAWLTERTRGPAWLHGVLRAGFVLPMAVPGLVLGLGYVFFFNAPSNPLHALYGTMTLLVICNVAHFYTTGHLTAAAALRQLDAEFEAAALSLGVAPLITCWRVTVPICLPALIDIFRYLFVSAMTTVSAVIFLYSPDTVLAAISVLNMDDAGDTAPAAAMSTLILLTSALACLLLMGAARGWLRRTQAWRAPAP, encoded by the coding sequence ATGACGCGCGCATTGCCCGTGGCCGGGGCGAAGGCCGATAGCGATGCCACTGTCGGTCGCGCGCGTGGCGCCGGCGGCGCGGCGGACCGCATCGCGCATGCCGCGCCCGCTGTGATGAAGTGGCTCTGGCTTGCCGGGCTGGCTGTGGCGCTGGTGCTGCCGCTGCTGGCGCTGTTTGGCCAGGCGTGGTTCGATGACGCCGGGCGCTGGGCCTTGCCCGCGCGCGTGGCCGAGCTGGTCGCGAACCCGAATTTCCTGCCGCTGCTGGGCCGCAGCGTGGCCGTCTCGCTGACCGTGGCCGCGCTGGTGGTGCCGCTGGCCTTTGGCTTTGCCTACGCGCTGCAACGCTCCCGTATCGCGTTCAAGCCGCTCTGGCGCGGCATTGCGCTGCTGCCGCTGTTTGCCCCTTCGTTGCTGCCGGGCATCGCGCTGGTTTACCTGTTCGGCAACCAGGGCGCCTTCAAGGGGGCATTCGGCGCGGGTGGCATCTATGGTTTCTGGGGCATCGTGCTGGGCGAGGCCTTCTATACGTTTCCCCATGCGCTGATGGTGCTGATGGCCGCGCTCTCGCTGGCCGACGCGCGCCTGTACGAAGCCGCGCGCGCCATGGGGGCCTCCGCCTGGCGCACCTTCCTCACGGTGACGCTGCCGGGCGCGCGGCACGGCCTGTTTGGTGCGGCGTGCCTGGTGTTTACGCTGGTGGTGACGGATTTCGGCGTGCCCAAGGTGGTGGGCGGCGGCTATCCGGTGCTGGCGCTGGAAGCCTACAAGGCCGTGGTGGGGCAACAGCAGTTCGCGCGCGGCGCGCTGATCGGCATGCTGCTGCTGCTGCCGGCGCTGCTGACGTTCGGCGTGGACATCGCCATGCAGCGCCGGCAACGCGCGCAGATGTCGAGCCGTGCCCAGGTCTATGTGCCGGGCCGCGACGGGCTGCGCGACACATGCTGCACGCTGGTGGTAATGGTGATCGGCGCCGCCTTGCTGACCATGCTGGCGGCGGCGGTGGGCGCGTCGCTGGTCAAGCTGTGGCCGTACAACCTGCAGCTCACGCTGGCGCATTACGACTTCGACAATATGGATGGCGGCGGCTGGCTGGCTTACCGCAACAGCTTGCGCCTGGCCGCGCTGAGCGCACTGGCCGGCACGCTGGCGATCTTCTTCGGCGCGTGGCTGACCGAGCGCACGCGCGGGCCGGCGTGGTTGCATGGCGTGCTGCGCGCCGGCTTTGTGTTGCCGATGGCAGTGCCGGGCCTGGTGCTCGGGCTGGGCTATGTGTTTTTCTTCAACGCGCCGTCCAATCCGCTGCACGCGCTCTACGGCACCATGACGCTGCTGGTGATCTGTAACGTGGCCCACTTCTACACCACCGGCCACCTTACCGCCGCCGCCGCGCTGCGCCAGCTCGATGCCGAGTTCGAGGCCGCCGCGCTGTCGCTGGGCGTGGCGCCGCTGATCACCTGCTGGCGGGTGACGGTGCCGATCTGCCTGCCCGCGCTGATCGATATCTTCCGCTACCTGTTCGTCTCGGCCATGACCACGGTATCCGCGGTGATCTTCCTCTACAGCCCCGATACCGTGCTGGCGGCGATCTCGGTGTTGAACATGGATGACGCCGGCGACACCGCGCCGGCCGCGGCCATGTCCACGCTGATCCTGCTGACCTCGGCGCTGGCCTGCCTGCTGCTGATGGGCGCCGCGCGCGGCTGGCTGCGCCGCACGCAAGCCTGGCGCGCGCCGGCGCCTTGA
- a CDS encoding putative 2-aminoethylphosphonate ABC transporter ATP-binding protein, with protein sequence MQAGESAPGRAFLAVEQVGKRFGGAGGFQALDGVSLSVAQGELLCLLGPSGCGKTTLLRIIAGLEREDTGRIHAGGRELTGLPPQARDYGILFQSYALFPNLSVAQNVAYGLQGRGMGRAHREARVAEMLSLVGLAGSERKFPGQLSGGQQQRVALARALAPAPSLLLLDEPMSALDARVREHLRLELRQLQRRLNVTTVMVTHDQDEAMAMADRIAVMEGGRIAQVGTPGEIYERPASAFVAEFIGQANWLDGRLSGRDTFSVGELDLAVSPARASEVADGAARLCCRPEAIRLHPVEGEPNRLLARIVDQTYLGSRYRLMLEADRLPGHTLFADVLREERHLLPAPGSHKFWVSLPSQALQVFA encoded by the coding sequence ATGCAAGCAGGTGAGTCCGCGCCGGGCCGCGCGTTCCTGGCGGTCGAGCAGGTAGGCAAGCGTTTCGGCGGGGCCGGAGGGTTCCAGGCGCTGGACGGCGTTTCGCTGTCGGTGGCGCAGGGGGAACTGCTGTGCCTGCTGGGTCCCTCGGGTTGCGGCAAGACCACCTTGCTGCGCATCATCGCGGGGCTGGAACGCGAGGACACGGGCCGTATCCACGCCGGCGGGCGCGAGCTGACAGGCTTGCCGCCGCAGGCGCGCGACTACGGCATCCTGTTCCAGTCCTATGCGCTGTTTCCCAATCTGTCGGTGGCCCAGAATGTGGCCTACGGCTTGCAGGGCCGGGGCATGGGACGTGCGCATCGCGAGGCCCGCGTCGCCGAAATGCTCTCGCTGGTAGGCCTGGCGGGCAGCGAGCGCAAGTTCCCCGGGCAGCTCTCGGGCGGCCAGCAGCAGCGCGTGGCATTGGCGCGCGCGCTGGCGCCGGCACCGTCGCTGCTACTGCTCGATGAGCCGATGTCGGCACTCGATGCACGGGTGCGCGAGCATCTGAGGCTGGAGTTGCGCCAGTTGCAGCGGCGCCTGAACGTCACCACCGTCATGGTCACGCACGACCAGGACGAAGCCATGGCGATGGCGGACCGCATCGCCGTGATGGAAGGCGGGCGCATTGCCCAGGTCGGCACGCCCGGCGAAATCTACGAGCGTCCGGCCTCGGCCTTCGTGGCCGAATTCATCGGCCAGGCCAACTGGCTGGATGGCCGGCTCAGCGGGCGCGATACCTTCAGCGTGGGCGAGCTCGACCTGGCCGTGTCCCCGGCCCGTGCCAGCGAAGTGGCCGATGGCGCCGCCCGGCTGTGCTGCCGCCCGGAGGCCATCCGGCTGCACCCCGTGGAAGGCGAGCCCAACCGCCTGCTGGCGCGCATTGTCGACCAGACCTATCTGGGCAGCCGCTACCGCCTGATGCTGGAGGCCGACCGCCTGCCGGGCCACACGCTGTTTGCCGACGTGCTGCGCGAGGAGCGCCACCTGCTGCCTGCGCCGGGCAGCCACAAGTTCTGGGTGTCGCTGCCCAGCCAGGCGCTGCAGGTGTTCGCATGA
- a CDS encoding EAL domain-containing protein, with the protein MKLPSISPVLLSLLVAAAGALATGGAWRGMHTLEREVARDDFEAVFSPVFSALQRRLQDNEQLLRGTTGLFAADPALTREQWRTYLYTTQLDDLPPGTHSIGYARLTPPRELDWLVETIRREGQPGFEVYPLGPRDVYAPVVYVEPFAGRITRALGFDIMSDPVRRAAAEAARDSGEARLSAGVELTRESETQAPQRGAVLYLPVYGSGLPLNTPTQRQLAVTGYVYTSLRLEDLLRGVSLPAAGTLSLLLYEGRDTKPGALLAGDAEPLPAGAPVPAPLLQADRELTYGGRVWTLRATTTPAFESAHRPRRSMLVLAGGTAGTLLLAWIVFGLARQRRRAWQLAARARQGRQADGALQRAGLASASDAFLVCDAGGRVQIASAAATGLFGKAPDQFPGTLIATLLPDAATLAATALEGRLESHARRSDGTIIPVRVAVAPVPAAGPGRVLWVVTDLSAIRRAELAAADAAERSARVLDHTALCVITFDRNGTVTGINRAGQRMLWYQASEVAAGMRYLDFLDPKEVAARAAVLTSELGEPVAPGLAAVVGKARLGLTDEQEWTYVRKGGSRLPVQLTLTALPEAHVPGGMGDALAPAIAGEAGIGGLDTGGYLAIAHDLTERKRADEYIRHLAHHDALTGLPNRAQLHARTELLLQRALRKGERIALLLLDLDQFKRINESLGHHIGDEVLRIVADRLKAAVRHADLVARMGGDEFVVVLDPLSQDSEAELVAAKILARLSEDLQLGNQRLRVTPSIGMVLCPDDGDNLADLLRNADAAMYAAKRRGGAQLSRFSSEMAEASMARFTIEGLLRRALATQAFKLRYQPIVDTATLRIAGVEALIQWETPERGVIPPTEFIPIAEQSGLIMPLGEWILSTACREIQHLRSELGVELDVAVNISPLQLRQEGFPAMVKQCLAAAGLPASSLTIEVTEGILIEGGSKTIDTFERVRALGVGLSIDDFGTGYSGLSYLTRLPIDKLKIDKSFVDDVAHDEHHQAVAAAIITLGHQLHLQVVAEGVESPAQFAFLREHGCDAVQGYLFWQAVPLAGLMEICATGGEATLQAWAQRVPAAD; encoded by the coding sequence ATGAAACTGCCCTCAATTTCGCCAGTCCTGCTGTCCCTGCTGGTCGCTGCGGCCGGCGCCCTGGCGACTGGCGGCGCCTGGCGTGGCATGCATACGCTCGAGCGCGAGGTGGCGCGGGACGATTTCGAGGCGGTGTTCTCGCCGGTCTTCTCGGCCTTGCAACGGCGCTTGCAGGACAACGAGCAGCTGCTGCGCGGCACCACCGGGCTATTCGCCGCCGATCCCGCCCTCACCCGCGAGCAGTGGCGCACCTACCTGTACACCACCCAGCTGGATGACCTGCCGCCCGGCACGCATTCGATCGGCTATGCGCGCCTGACGCCGCCACGGGAGCTCGACTGGCTGGTTGAGACGATACGCCGCGAGGGCCAGCCTGGCTTCGAGGTCTACCCGCTGGGCCCGCGCGATGTGTACGCGCCGGTGGTGTATGTCGAGCCCTTCGCCGGGCGCATCACGCGCGCGCTTGGCTTTGACATCATGTCCGATCCCGTGCGCCGCGCTGCCGCCGAGGCTGCCCGCGATAGCGGCGAGGCGCGCCTGAGCGCCGGCGTGGAACTCACGCGGGAGAGCGAAACACAGGCGCCGCAGCGCGGCGCGGTGCTGTACCTGCCGGTGTACGGCAGTGGCCTGCCGCTGAACACCCCCACCCAGCGGCAGCTGGCCGTGACCGGCTACGTCTACACCTCGCTGCGCCTGGAAGACCTGTTGCGCGGGGTCAGCCTGCCCGCGGCCGGCACCTTGTCGCTGCTGCTTTATGAAGGCCGCGACACCAAGCCCGGGGCGCTCCTGGCCGGTGACGCCGAGCCCTTGCCGGCTGGCGCGCCGGTCCCGGCGCCGTTGCTGCAGGCCGACCGCGAGCTGACCTATGGCGGCAGGGTCTGGACCTTGCGCGCCACCACCACGCCAGCCTTCGAATCGGCGCATCGCCCGCGGCGCTCCATGCTGGTACTGGCGGGCGGCACGGCAGGCACGCTGCTGCTCGCCTGGATTGTGTTTGGCCTGGCACGCCAGCGGCGCAGGGCGTGGCAGCTTGCGGCGCGGGCGCGCCAGGGCCGGCAGGCGGATGGCGCCCTGCAGCGCGCGGGCCTGGCCAGCGCCAGCGATGCCTTCCTGGTATGCGATGCCGGCGGCCGTGTCCAGATCGCCAGCGCGGCGGCCACAGGGCTGTTCGGCAAGGCGCCGGACCAGTTCCCCGGCACCCTCATCGCTACCTTGCTGCCCGATGCCGCCACGCTGGCCGCGACGGCGCTGGAGGGGCGGCTGGAGAGCCACGCCCGCAGGTCCGACGGCACCATCATTCCCGTGCGCGTGGCGGTGGCGCCGGTGCCCGCGGCCGGGCCCGGGCGGGTGCTGTGGGTAGTGACCGACCTGAGCGCCATCCGCCGTGCCGAACTGGCGGCTGCCGATGCGGCAGAACGCAGCGCGCGCGTGCTGGATCACACCGCGCTGTGCGTCATCACCTTCGACCGCAACGGCACGGTGACCGGCATCAACCGCGCCGGCCAGCGCATGCTGTGGTACCAGGCCAGCGAGGTGGCCGCAGGCATGCGCTATCTGGACTTCCTCGATCCCAAGGAGGTAGCGGCGCGCGCTGCCGTGCTCACCAGCGAGCTGGGCGAGCCGGTGGCGCCGGGCCTGGCTGCCGTGGTCGGCAAGGCCCGGCTCGGGCTGACCGACGAACAGGAGTGGACCTATGTCCGCAAGGGTGGATCGCGCCTGCCGGTGCAACTGACGCTGACCGCGCTGCCCGAGGCGCACGTGCCCGGCGGCATGGGAGATGCGCTGGCCCCGGCCATTGCTGGCGAGGCCGGCATCGGTGGCCTGGATACCGGCGGCTATCTCGCCATCGCGCATGACCTGACGGAGCGCAAGCGTGCCGACGAATACATCCGGCACCTGGCGCATCACGACGCGCTTACGGGCCTGCCCAACCGCGCCCAGTTGCATGCGCGCACGGAACTGTTGCTGCAGCGCGCGCTGCGCAAGGGCGAGCGCATCGCGCTGCTGCTGCTCGATCTCGACCAGTTCAAGCGCATCAACGAATCGCTTGGCCACCACATCGGCGATGAGGTGCTGCGTATCGTGGCCGATCGCCTCAAGGCCGCGGTGCGCCACGCCGACCTGGTCGCCCGCATGGGCGGCGACGAGTTCGTGGTGGTGCTCGACCCGTTGAGCCAGGACAGCGAGGCCGAGCTGGTCGCCGCCAAGATCCTGGCCCGCCTGTCGGAAGACCTGCAGCTAGGCAACCAGCGCCTGCGCGTGACGCCCTCGATCGGCATGGTGCTGTGCCCCGACGACGGCGACAACCTGGCCGACCTGCTCAGGAACGCCGATGCCGCCATGTACGCGGCCAAGCGCCGCGGCGGTGCGCAGCTCAGCCGCTTCTCCAGCGAGATGGCCGAGGCATCCATGGCGCGTTTCACCATCGAGGGGCTGCTGCGGCGCGCGTTGGCCACCCAGGCGTTCAAGCTGCGCTACCAGCCCATCGTCGACACGGCCACGCTGCGCATTGCCGGCGTGGAAGCGCTCATTCAATGGGAAACGCCCGAGCGCGGCGTGATCCCGCCAACGGAGTTCATCCCGATTGCCGAGCAGAGCGGGCTGATCATGCCGCTGGGCGAGTGGATCCTGTCCACGGCCTGCCGCGAGATCCAGCACCTGCGCAGCGAGCTTGGCGTGGAGCTGGATGTGGCGGTGAATATCTCGCCGCTGCAACTGCGCCAGGAGGGGTTTCCCGCCATGGTCAAGCAATGCCTGGCGGCGGCCGGGCTGCCGGCTTCGAGCCTTACCATCGAGGTGACGGAGGGCATCCTGATCGAGGGCGGCAGCAAGACCATCGACACTTTCGAGCGTGTGCGCGCGCTCGGCGTGGGATTGTCGATCGACGATTTCGGCACGGGCTATTCGGGCTTGAGCTACCTGACGCGGCTACCGATCGACAAGCTGAAGATCGACAAATCCTTCGTCGACGATGTGGCGCACGATGAGCATCACCAGGCCGTGGCGGCCGCCATCATCACCCTTGGCCACCAGCTCCACCTGCAGGTGGTGGCCGAAGGCGTGGAGTCGCCCGCGCAGTTCGCCTTCCTGCGCGAACACGGCTGCGATGCCGTGCAAGGCTACCTGTTCTGGCAGGCGGTGCCGCTGGCCGGCCTGATGGAGATCTGCGCGACAGGCGGTGAAGCAACCCTGCAGGCCTGGGCGCAACGGGTGCCGGCCGCCGATTGA